In Phenylobacterium zucineum HLK1, one DNA window encodes the following:
- a CDS encoding glutathione S-transferase family protein — protein MITIYGASLSPFVRKTIVFATEKGLEFEVVPAGGGMAPPEFRQASPFGKIPAMKDGDFLLADSTAIVAYMDAVRPEPNLIPTEPKARARTIWFEEFGDTIVAACGGKIVFNRIVSPRFLGKPGDLAAADEAQQVEFPKLMDYLEGVIPPSGFLVEDRFTLADIAVASPLATMAHADCAVDAGTHPKTAAYVAKILERPSFAGLIAQEKAFLAA, from the coding sequence ATGATCACGATCTATGGAGCCTCGCTCTCGCCTTTCGTGCGCAAGACCATCGTCTTCGCGACCGAGAAGGGGCTGGAGTTCGAGGTGGTCCCCGCCGGCGGCGGCATGGCGCCGCCCGAATTCCGGCAGGCCAGCCCCTTCGGGAAGATCCCCGCCATGAAGGACGGCGACTTCCTGCTGGCGGACTCTACCGCCATCGTCGCCTACATGGACGCCGTCCGGCCCGAGCCGAACCTGATCCCGACTGAGCCCAAGGCGCGTGCCCGAACCATCTGGTTCGAGGAGTTCGGCGACACGATCGTCGCCGCCTGCGGGGGCAAGATCGTCTTCAACCGGATCGTCTCGCCCCGCTTCCTGGGCAAGCCCGGCGACCTGGCCGCGGCCGACGAGGCGCAGCAGGTCGAATTCCCCAAGCTGATGGACTACCTGGAGGGCGTCATCCCGCCCTCGGGCTTCCTGGTGGAGGACCGGTTCACCCTGGCCGACATCGCCGTCGCCAGCCCGCTGGCGACCATGGCCCACGCCGACTGCGCAGTCGACGCGGGAACCCACCCCAAGACCGCCGCCTATGTGGCGAAGATCCTGGAGCGGCCGTCCTTCGCCGGGCTGATCGCCCAGGAAAAGGCGTTCCTGGCGGCGTGA
- a CDS encoding alpha/beta fold hydrolase yields MKRIVLVLIAALSLAACSTMAVQRPAEPPGGYRGPYIGADVVASFDGALLGLSTWEAEGAHAGNPWAVIVALHGMNDYANAFHLAAPWWAQQGVTTYAYDQRGFGRSPGRGIWAGEDLMTEDLRTVVALARRRHPDALIAVVGESMGGAVAAAAFASDRPPDADRLILLAPAVWGWRDQPLPNRTMLWLAANFTAAKVYTPPRWLTSRITPTDNREELIRMGRDPLMIWGARSDALYGLVGLMDRGAETVGDDPVPTLYLYGANDQIIPKHAAFRAAANLRRSDRSAYYAKGYHLLTRDRQGPVVWADVLAFLKDRRAPLPSGAPPIPTAPAPDGAERRAAGL; encoded by the coding sequence ATGAAGCGTATCGTCCTCGTCCTCATCGCCGCCCTCAGCCTGGCGGCCTGCAGCACCATGGCGGTGCAGCGGCCGGCCGAGCCGCCGGGCGGCTACCGCGGGCCCTACATCGGCGCCGACGTGGTCGCGAGCTTCGACGGGGCCCTGCTGGGACTGTCGACCTGGGAGGCCGAGGGCGCGCATGCCGGGAACCCCTGGGCGGTGATCGTCGCGCTGCACGGGATGAACGACTACGCCAACGCCTTCCACCTGGCCGCGCCGTGGTGGGCGCAGCAGGGCGTGACGACCTACGCCTACGACCAGCGCGGCTTCGGCCGCTCGCCCGGGCGGGGGATCTGGGCCGGCGAGGACCTGATGACCGAGGACCTGCGCACGGTGGTCGCCCTGGCCCGCCGCCGGCACCCGGACGCGCTGATCGCGGTGGTTGGGGAGAGCATGGGCGGGGCGGTGGCCGCGGCGGCCTTCGCCTCGGACCGGCCGCCCGACGCCGACCGGCTGATCCTGCTGGCGCCGGCGGTCTGGGGTTGGCGCGACCAGCCGCTGCCGAACCGCACCATGCTGTGGCTCGCGGCCAACTTCACGGCCGCCAAGGTCTACACCCCGCCGCGCTGGCTCACCTCGCGGATCACGCCGACCGACAACCGCGAGGAGCTGATCCGCATGGGCCGCGACCCGCTGATGATCTGGGGCGCGCGCTCGGACGCCCTCTATGGCCTCGTGGGCCTGATGGACCGGGGGGCCGAGACCGTCGGGGACGATCCCGTGCCGACGCTGTACCTCTACGGCGCCAACGACCAGATCATCCCGAAGCACGCCGCCTTCCGCGCCGCCGCCAACCTGCGCCGCTCGGACCGCTCGGCCTACTACGCCAAGGGCTACCACCTGCTGACCCGCGATCGGCAGGGGCCCGTGGTCTGGGCCGACGTCCTGGCCTTCCTGAAGGACCGGCGCGCGCCGCTGCCGTCGGGCGCCCCGCCGATCCCCACGGCGCCCGCGCCGGATGGAGCCGAACGCCGGGCTGCGGGGTTGTGA
- a CDS encoding DUF3253 domain-containing protein, with protein sequence MSQAVEDAIFDLLDKAAPGKSVSPEDVAKAVDPAGWRRELGKVRAVAVGLARAGRIVILRHNKPADPDTFKGVWRMRLPTEAEKEHRA encoded by the coding sequence ATGAGCCAGGCCGTCGAGGACGCAATCTTCGATCTGCTGGACAAGGCCGCGCCCGGCAAGTCTGTCTCTCCCGAGGACGTGGCCAAGGCGGTCGACCCCGCCGGCTGGCGGCGCGAGCTGGGCAAGGTGCGCGCCGTCGCCGTGGGCTTGGCGCGGGCCGGCCGGATCGTCATCCTGCGGCACAACAAGCCGGCCGATCCCGACACCTTCAAGGGCGTCTGGCGGATGCGGCTGCCGACCGAGGCCGAAAAGGAGCATCGCGCATGA